Part of the Triplophysa rosa linkage group LG3, Trosa_1v2, whole genome shotgun sequence genome, ataacaaagttattggcttgtaaaaatgggagtcgactctgaatcatgcaaacaagacatgagctagtccgagtctctaaccgccgcgtatctacgtcactacacatagtccccgcctacgttttgctgggactgccgcgaaaacttcactactAGTCTCTCCTCACCCAAAACACTGTCGCTCGTTCATGATGCGTgtgtatcatgtctagaacctgtgttctacgttgtgaaactaagtccgtcttatttcaacttccaaaggaagaacttctgagtgaacaatggttacaattcatttttcaaacgataccaaaggagtataaccccagggttttactgtgcgcgtgtcatttcaccgaagattgcttcaataatcttggcgcgttcactgcaggatatgtgaaaTGAATATCCTTGAAAGAGGGGGCAATACCAACCTTAGTTGGACCTgttagctccaccgaatcacaacctgtaagtgtgactatttatttttgtcttgacttcaagaaatatttgtgtagcttatgtctgtgtttagctaatgcatgTAACCCTATCATTAGGATGTACCTTTATTTTTGGGGTATTGcagtttgtttatcttgctattaactcggctaatttaattgttcaatCTATTAACTCTAAAAGTAGTACTAGTACGAGTCTAGTACTATCTGTattgtaataacatctgaagatacgaacaccgtacactgtatgccgtgtcaactagtccaagtataatactgttacaagagaattgtaaatgtcttttttcttactggcatctgcagAAGGATCAATTAATTTTCCAAATACTTTCAACGTTTATGAACTTAAtagaatgttttatgaaataatgtttatgacatccaaccacctgtaaaccgtaatccagtaatgatggtaggcgttccatttgcgacacatgatgaacacgtttgaccaatcacaacagactacaccatctgaccaatcacatgacactaggctagcggataggaggggactagacggatgaatcgcggaacgaatcatttgagagtcagacaaaagaagtatggtaagaataactgcctattattacgacataatagtgtttttacaccttgtatgtacataaacttgttggacactccataaaccaaagtaggaccttaaaaatcatatgctacttactctttaagaTTAGTGTTCCCTGTGCGATAGAGGTCCACCTTAATGAACAACAGGTGGAGGGGCAGCGGAGCTATCTGATAATTATGTGTTAGTCCACCGTGAGACATGGAAGAATCGACCTTGTGCCATGAGTAGGAGGGAGCGGGGTGATGAGAAAAATAATGTGGATCTTCCTCCAGTATTTGGGAACTGTCCAGCTAACATGGTGTCTTCTGTAGGTAAAGTGTCTCGTCCCTTGACCCAGTCGTCGGAGATAGTATGTTACTATTGTAAGAAACCTGGGCATATGAAATCTCGATGTCATGTGTTGATGAAAAGGGCACAGAATCAGTCATTTGACTTTGGTGTCaaatgagagcaaatctcttgcGGGAACCGAGTTGGATGTAACTTCTGTTGGAGTTAATTCGGCGATTTATAAGGGTTTTGTGTCACCTGGGTTAGTCTCTGCTATAGAAGGAGAGGCGGGATTACCTGTGACCATATTGAGAGACACTGATGCTGCTCAGTCTTTGATGGTGGCTGGATTAATGCCATTGTATAGTCAAACCTCCCTTAAAGCGTCGGTTCTGTTAAAAGGACTGGGGGGGGGAATATGGTGCTGTACCTCTACATAAGATATTTTTGAAGTCTGATCTGTTTACTGGATATGTCAGTGTGGGTGTGGTATCCTCGTTGCCTGTAGAGGGGGCTAGTTTCCTTATGGGAAATGACCTGGCAGGAAATCAAGTTTGTGTAAATCCTGTGGTTTGTCTAGAGCCGTGTGAGTCAGAGGATACTGTAACTTTAGAAAAGGAGTGTCCGGGTATTTTTCTGGCTTGTGTAGTTACTAGGTCTCAGGTGAGGCACTAGAATGATTTGAGAGATGTAGAGAAGCCACCTGTAGAGTTATCCCACACTTTCTTTGCTGATAGAAAGGGTCTCCCATCTGTCCAGCGGTATGGTCGTGAATCTCTCATAGCTGGGCAGAGGGAAGATTCAGCTTTGGTGTCTTTACGAGAAGGTGCAGTTAGTTTTGCAGAAAGTGCGTAAATAGCTCAGGGGTTTTATATACGTGATGACGTGCTCATGAGAAAATGGAGGCCAGTTGATCGACCGGCTACAGTAGCCTGGGGTGTTTTTGATCAAGTAGTATTGCCAGAGAGTTTTAGAGCTGAGGTGTTGCTGTTGGCTCATGAGAGCCCGATGGCGTGTCATCTAGGCATCAGGAAAACAGAGAAGAAACTTATTTGTCACTTTTACTGGCCTAAGTTGCATAAAGATGTGGTAGTCTTCTGTAAATCGTGTCACGCTTGCCAGATGGTGGGGAAGCCCAACCAGAGTGTTCCTGTAGCACATTTGAGTCCACTTCCGGTGGTGGAAGAACCTTTTTCACGGGTAATGATAGATTGCGTGGGGCCGTTGCCTAAAACTAAGAAGGGAAATCAGTTTCTTTTAACAGTTTTTGACATGGCCACAAGGTTTCCTGAGGCTGTTCCTCTTAGGAACATTAAAACTAGGGTGGTGCTGGATGCCCTAGTTAAATTTTTCTCTTGGTTTGGGTTACCGCGGCAATTACAGTCGGACCGCGGCCTGAACTTTGTGTCTGGATTATTTCAGGAGGTTATGAGGGAACTTGGGATCGAAAAGAGTGTTTCTTCAGCCTATTATTCTCAGTCGCAGGGGGCGATTGAGCGATATCATCAGACCCTCAAGACTGCTATTAAGACCTACTCAGTACAGTATCCCGGGGATTGGGATGAAGCCCTTCCTTTTCTTCTGTTTGCAATACGGGACAGTGTGAGTGAGGCGACAGGGTTTACTCCTTTTGAGCTAGTGTTCAGACATGAGGTCCGTGGACCTTTGAGAATTATAAAGGAGAGACTCGTGAACTGGTCCAATGGGGAATCTGTACTTCAGTAAGTGGCAACCTTCAGAGACCGCTTAGTCACAGCTTGTCGAGTGGCTCAGGAGAATTTGAAGAAAGCTCAAGTTCGGATGAAACTGCAGTATGATAAGAAGGCAGTGGAACGATCTTTTAAGCCAGGAGACAAAGTGTTGGTGCTTCTACCTATGCGGGGAGATAGTCTGAGCACCCGTTTCTGTGGTCCATATGTGATTGAGAGGAAAGTGGGAGATCGCAATTATGTGGTCAGTACTCCAGATCGAAGGATCAAGTCCCGTCTGTGTCATATAAACCTTTTGAAATTATATGTAGGGAGATCAGAAGTGAGTACTCCTGTAGCTTGTATTACAGCGGAAAGGGTTTCTGATGTGGTGGATGATGGCCTTGAGACTGTTGGACCTATTGGTTTCCATCTGAGTAATTCGGAGGCCATGCAAAATCTTGCTCAGCACCTTACGCACTTATCGGCTACCCAGCAAGTGGACATTGTAGCTTTGATAGCAGAATATCCCGAATTATTCCAGGATGTCCCTGGGCATACTAGTATAGCCGTTCATGATGTGGATATTGGAAACACTCTTCCCATTAAGCAACATCCCTATAGATTGTGTCCTGTGAGGCTGAAAAGGGTTGAGGAGGAGCTGGAGTATATGATACGAATAGGAGTGGTAGAACATAGCCAAAGTGAATGGAGTTCACCGGTGGTGCTAGTACCAAAATCAGATGGCACTTCACGGTTGTTTATTGACTATAGGAAGGTGAATCAGGTCACAAAGACTGATGCGTTTCTTATCCCTCGTATGGAGGACTGCATTGACCGTATGGGGAGAGCAGAGTATGTAACTAAACTAGATCTGTTAAAGGGGTATTGGCAGGTCCCCCTTTCTCCTAGAGCTCAGGAGGTTTCTGCTTTTGTGACCCCGGGAGGTCTTTATGAGTGTAAAGTTCTTCCATTTGGGATGAAAAATGCCCCAGCAACTTTTCAGAGAGCTATGAACACTCATTGTTGGATTGACGAATGTTGTTGTGTACATTGATGATGTGGTGGTATACAGTGGCTCATGGAGTGACCATCTAAAGCATCTGGAAGAATTTTTTTGCAGATTTCAACAGGCCAAGTTAGTGGTTAACCTAATAAAGTGTGAGATAGGTAAGGGACAAGTGACTTATCTAGGACATCAGGTGGTACAGGGTCAAGTGTTTCCTAGACAGGCTAAGATTCAGGCCATTTTGGAGGGAGCTCATGCGAGTGTTGGGAATGTGTGGGTTTTATCGGCGATTTGTTCCTAATTTTGCCTCGGTGACTGAACCTTTGACCAATTTGCTCCGGAAGGGGTTAAgtttaaatcatgtcatgtcAGTCAGTCATGAGTCATGTCAGTCAGTGTTTGAGCAGGTGAAGGCCATTCTTTCCTGCGAACCTGTGTTGAGACTGTCGCACTTCCTTTTAAACTGGCTGTGGATGCATGTGAAGTAGGCATCGGGGCAGTTTTGTTACAAGCTGACAATCAAGGTTTTGATAGGCCTGTGGCTTACTTTTCTAAGAAACTTAGCAGACCACAACATGCTTATTCTACTATTGAAAAAGGGGCCCTGGCATTGGTGTTGGCTGTACGACATTTTGAAATTTATGTCTCTAGTTCGAGTGGAGAAGTGGTGTTTTTTACGGACCATAATCCTCTTACCTTTGTGGCAAAGTTTCAAACCTCTAATGCCAGAGTGTTTAGGTGGAGTCTTGTGCTTCAACCGTATAACTTGGTGGTTCAACATATAACGGGAAAGGATAATGTTATTGCAGATACATTGTCACGTGCTTAAGTGGATATTTCTGTATTAGGAGACTTGTATCAAAATCCCTGGGTTTCCTGCGTAGTAAATGGCAGATGTCTAAAGGGAAgggtttatttgtatattttctaCAGTTATGTAAAGAGTATTATTTAAGGTTGgatgtcattaaaaaaaatgtatatgtataatttttttgtttgaggGGGAGGAATGTTATGAGATTAGTGGAAGTTAGGGAAAATACATATTGATATGGGAGCCGTAAGAGAGCTGCTGACTGGTAGGCGTGGCCAGATGTGAAGTAATGAGTCACAGGTGAAATACCAGTGGTGTGGACATAGAACAAGACGGCAGTACAATGGCGGGGTGCAGCCTGGCATGCGGCAGGGTGTGAGCCTGTCGAGTCTACGGCTGTTGGATATTCAAACCTATCGCCCTCCCCTGGACTTACTTCCCCCAATGAAGAGAGTTTCTTTTGGTTTAtatcattttgttatgtttcgGTTTCCAAATGGACTTTACGTTGCGCAAGGGATCGTCGCGGCGAGTTACCCTCTGATTCGCACGTGGATTCGTGGGAAAGACGCGAGGGCTAGCCGCTATGAGGCAGCAAGGATTGGGCTCGCCCAGAAGGCCGAGAAAGATCGTCGCCACCAGTTAAGCGAGTTTCTCTGGTTGGTCTCCCTTAGCATCCATACATCATTACACACATAACTGATATAGTCACACGGTCAAGTTCGAACACACACCGCAGGGAAAGTTGCAAGCAGGGAATACCTCGTTAGGTTGTAAACTGTAACCCCTAGACTATGTGTTTTGCATATTGACGGTTTAGCCTAGCATTTCCGGTAACCTAGGTGGAGGTTAGGACTGAGGGTATCGCGTTTCGCCGAGACTGAAGCACGGTAGGTTCTCCGGCGTGTAACAAGGAGTAATAAAAATGCTGCCGTTGGTTTATTTTCATTGACTTCATGTGTCATGTGACTTCATGTATTAATAAATGACTTTTTGCTCAACATTAtacttaaatgtttttattgttatttgtgTAAGACAAGTAGTACATGGATAGAGAATGCTTGTTTCTGAATACTTAACATGCAACTGAGCAATCagatttataacatttattcCCAGAACCAAAAAGTGAATGAAGGGCCTTCAATATTAGATTTTTCTGGCACGTAAACATCTACGTTTTATGCCAGTTATACTTGAACGCACAACTAAATTGAACAGAATTTATGCCTCGGATTCAAACATCTTCTTCCTGCCATCCATGCCAGCCTTATCCTCGATGTTCTTACGCCAGTCACCAACATCACGCAGTTCTTTATCCTTAAAGAAAATAACAAGCAATGTCTATATCTAGTCTTAAGgtttaagaaatatttagatTCTGATAAAACTTTTGTAGGGCAAAGATTTGCATGTACTTCAAAAGCAATGCATTAAATCCAAGATGCTTGTGTTAAAGATGTGATGCCCACCTCCTCTTTGACCTCCTTCTTGACTTGTTTCAGGTTGGCTCTGAGATCCAGAGAGACCTTGTGCTTGGACCCAAGAAGAGCCTGAAGCATCTGGTCAGCAGACATACGCACTTTCCTCAGCACGGGTTTCTTGAACTTGCCCTTCAGGTCGATCACCTTGATGTTCAAGTCCTCGATCTAGAGTCAGTAAATGTTCATGCCATCAGTACAACATACAAATGATGACACATCGTGATTATAATAAACGCAGCTATCACACCTCTTTTGCACTTTTGTTCACTTTCAATTCCAGATCGTACCGCTCCTCATCGATGACATCGATCTTATGATGAAGTTCCCTGCATAGTTCCTGTTAACATTCATGGAGACAAAGAGTAATTCTTGTGTGACTACATGATAGGACAACCAAGAAAGAGGTTTGGCGTTCATCTATTCTTGTTTTGTGTCGTTTTATCTCTACCTGTAATGCCTGCATAGATCCAGGTAGAGACAGAGCTTGGCAGGTCTCTGCCATGTATCTCTTCTTCTCCACTTCTCGATCTTTTTCTTCTTGTTCTAGTAAACCTTTAGCGATGGCGAGCATCAAACTCTGGGAGACAAAGAATGcacttattattattcaaatacaacttctctctctctttatataaaattataccTTGAGATGATGCTTCCGACTCGAGGACAGCTTCTTCCTGAGGGGTTTGGAAATGTTGAGGTTGATGATCAGAACACATTGTGTTAAACAAATGTATGCAACTAACAAAAGCACACAACCTTCACTTTGTTAACTCATTACATTACTGTGCTgttaaacatacacaaacacatgaatCAGCGCAAAAACGGTGAAAATCAATGAAAAAACGGTTTACTCACTCCGACAtcttggcagattttttttaaaaacctgtgatataaaacacaattcacaaataaacattaaaacaaattttctGTAGTACTGCTCATAATTTAAATCACTGCAGTAAAAGagaaacaatttttaaaaattggatttaattaaaaagtaagtatatataaatttacatagattatttattcatagattaataagtatatatttaagaaatatgggcaatgtatatatatgtgtgtgtatgtgcatgcgtgtgttcgtgtgtgtgcgtgcatttttgcatacacatgtaaatatacacaatacaGGCATAccgtatattatataaacataaacatttattttgcaattgattcatcacgattaatcgatttgacagcactaattcaAATCGTtatcgtatttttatttttatctgatAGGACTTGATATGTAACATATGATATATTTTAGctcaatacagtatatatattaaatgGATTCTTTCTATATGTAGTGTTTAATGTACAGTCAGTTTAGTCAGCTGCGGAATAcatgattctgattggctagtcgCGACTTTCCAAAGTCAGTTATCTCCTGATAATGACCATGCAAAACTATTAATGCAGTCATCCAGGTACTGTAAGTCATTTTGACagatgtagtttaatattacacacaagttaaatataaatatgcatttttttaataacatatgtgagattatatttacaaataattaaaccaaattgtgtgtttgtctcgTTTGAACTGTGTGTTTTgacttaaaggtgcaatgtgcgATATTAAAGAGGATGTATTGACAGATATGCAGATGTCTTCAGATGTGCATTAAGAACTTACATAATGTagcgttatgtttgtattatcttacaatgagctatttctagccatgttgtttctatagcaaccctaaacggacaaactgctctatagaaCGCATTTCGTAAACATGttttctccttcagcaaagaagcaaaaacttgatgacatcttagttttgtgtcagccaccgtagtgcttccaAAGGAgggggagcggtggagtgagccatttgtaacctcaccgctagatgctgctaaatttcacatactggacctttaaaaacaaGGCGATTTTCCTTCACTTCGCGCTGGGTCTTGGTCACATCACTGTCAGGGTTTATTCTGCAATAACAACTGGCTGCCCATACATTATCACTTACATAAAACCTGACAGGGTGACCAGATCCTTCTGAAggtgtttattttgaaataaatattgaataaaacacttattttaaagtaaatttacaAGGTCACTATTTTGAACTGTACAAACAGTTGAAAATGGGCACTGTAGGAGTCAACTATTTTATGTGAAGATGCGTTCTTGCATTCATTGAGATGGTCTGTGCTAAGTCTGTTTCTGGGTGACGAACAAAACATGACCCCATCTCTATTCATGCCATCTCAGATGACCActtaatgatgttttcatgaaaACAGGTTTGCTTCCAACTATTTAATGCTGACCCTTTTGAACTTGCAACAGTATTAAGTCGATGTATTTCTGAAACACAATCAAGgaaatacattttcacaaatgGCTTTTTGGAGGACAATAAAAATGCATCAAATATGTTTTGAATGCTTACAGTTGTTTTAAGCCCTCATACCTGGAACCCACAACAATgcacattttggattttttttggtTATATAACACCCGCCAGCCTAATTTCATAACTTACGTACTTCATATTACATTCATATAATtaagaaaaaagcaataattaagaaaaaagcaataatggAGGCCCACCTCTAAACCTTAAAGCCGTGAAACAAAGGCAGATTTATCTACAACTTATATGAATTCATATGAAATATCCACCTCATCATTTTTATGGTAATGGGTGACATTACTATATTATCAATATCATTCCAGTGAAAATActtatgttaaaaaaacattttaatatgattaacatgatttttttactgaTGAATAGTCTCAACTTATTAGttcaaaatcaaactaaatcGCTCTGATCTATCTTCTAGGCTTATGTACATCTTAAGTTTTGACTATGTGAATCATGGTGTTAATGTGAGCAAATAATGGGCATTTCATCTGAACAAAGCTTTTGGCAAAAACCCCACATTTAAGCCATAGCAGCATTACGTCGTCCAAAGCACCAAAGATATCTCTGTGTCATTCTGAGCATGCCAGTCCAAGCCTaatattaatgctaaattttgCCTCGACACCAAAGTAAACATTGTCATATCACACTCCGAATGTAAAAGCCCAAACAGATCAAGTTTCCATAACTCAGCTCAACACATTATCTATCATCTACCAAGTGTTTTTGCCGAAGTAACTATTAGAGTAGAGGATTTTCCAAAAGCAGTTGCCTATTTTCCCAGGATGTGATGTTAAAGTCCATGACAAATGAAATTTGAAAAAGAGAAAGCCAGAtgtgtattttttcacaaaatCCAACACACATTGAAATTATGCTCATACTGTAAGAACAAAATCACGATCCGCAATATATCATCTAAACCcatcacaaaaagaaaaattctgctAAGAATTCAACTTTCAAGATCAACCATTGACTGTATTTAAAGCCACAGTGCCGATGGTTAACATAGGTGCTAATCCAAAAGGATAAAGACATGAATAATAGGGATAAGCAGAGAGAAAACAGGGTCTCACCAGTAAGATGAAGCAGAGAGGAGGGATAATGGAGGAAGGATAGGATCTCTGCGGGGTGCTGGCATCTTAAGTATATATCGCATTCCCAAATGACCAAGGATATGCCATCTCTCTCTTTATGGCAATAGATTCATTCGGAGAACCAATGGGCTGTCACACCTGAAACACAATATCAAATCCTTCATCCCTCCCCCATCATATAAATAACCTCTTTAACATTGTGTGAGTGCTTTCTTAACCCACAAAAGAGAGCTTCTTAAAGAAACAGATTTATGatgaatgaaaaatgtattttcagattttttgcaAAAGTGTATTTTTTCATAATCTAAAAAATAACTCTTGCACATGAATTAATACCTGAATTTATATTCTATTATTTCAATAGTGGCTATGAATATTAACTATAACATCCATTTTGTGACGCCTTAGAATTTTTGACTAAGCTTTATTTGAAACAACAACTATTTttagtattgtttttatattgtatgtattgtttttaaaataacattattattataattattgtaATTGTGTTATTATTATGCTATTATTAAAATTgaaacagttaaaaatgtttaataaaaaagtctCGGTTCATGAATAACTAGCAAACACTGATGTCAGGAACGCTTTCTGGGCATGTGTCATGTACAgagttattattttaaattaatggttaaaaaaagttttaaattcctgcctaaacaaacaaacatgcattttgtGGTCAcgtgacatttcatttttttatgttgcataACACATCCTGTAATATAATGCACACACTTGCTGCGTCCCAGTTTGCCTAAAAGTATGTACTCTTTTTGTGATAAGAAAGTACATTTGAGTGTGTTGCAGTTACAAATATCAACATTGCAATAGTGAACAGTCGCACACATCTAAACACAACTTATTGCATTCCAGATTTTTTCATtcactatttttatttattttttcgaCATAATTGATCAATTCCATGAATGTACTTAATTTGACTGAAATTTTCCTGTTATTTTTTTCCACGTAAAATA contains:
- the tnni2a.1 gene encoding troponin I type 2a (skeletal, fast), tandem duplicate 1, which gives rise to MSEKKLSSSRKHHLKSLMLAIAKGLLEQEEKDREVEKKRYMAETCQALSLPGSMQALQELCRELHHKIDVIDEERYDLELKVNKSAKEIEDLNIKVIDLKGKFKKPVLRKVRMSADQMLQALLGSKHKVSLDLRANLKQVKKEVKEEDKELRDVGDWRKNIEDKAGMDGRKKMFESEA